One genomic window of Coffea eugenioides isolate CCC68of chromosome 1, Ceug_1.0, whole genome shotgun sequence includes the following:
- the LOC113783154 gene encoding zinc transporter 1 translates to MASPVDRLPKSTFLIILLLSVLSLQCFRIGAHGGDDQESSSDGDNTDLHSKGLILVKIWCLIIFFASTFAGGVSPYFFRWNESFLLMGTQFAGGVFLGTSLMHFLSDSTSTFADLTTKSYPFSFMLASAGYLLTMFGDCIVILVTKGAEKDNRVEVEEGRAASGGYGEEEGMHHNPVSVKTSSVGDTILLILALCFHSVFEGIAVGVAATKSDAWKNLWTISLHKIFAAIAMGIALLRMIPKRPFLTTVAYSFAFAVSSPIGVGIGIAIDATTQGRTADWIFAISMGIASGVFIYVAINHLVTKGFKPHAKLYFDTPFFKLLAVLLGVGVIAVVMIWD, encoded by the exons ATGGCTTCTCCCGTGGACCGGCTGCCCAAGTCAACTTTCTTGATCATACTTCTCCTTTCAGTTTTATCCCTCCAATGCTTCAGGATTGGTGCTCATGGCGGCGATGATCAAGAAAGCAGTAGTGATGGTGACAACACAGATCTGCACTCAAAAGGGCTAATTCTCGTCAAAATCTGGTGTTTGATCATTTTCTTTGCTAGCACATTTGCTGGTGGAGTCTCCCCTTATTTTTTCCGATGGAACGAAAGCTTCCTACTTATGGGAACTCAATTTGCTGGAGGGGTGTTTCTGGGAACTTCTCTTATGCACTTCCTGAGCGACTCAACCTCGACTTTTGCTGATCTAACAACAAAATCTTATCCATTTTCTTTCATGTTGGCATCCGCGGGCTATCTTCTGACCATGTTTGGTGATTGCATAGTGATCTTGGTCACAAAGGGTGCTGAGAAAGATAATAGAGTCGAAGTTGAAGAAGGCAGGGCAGCATCTGGGGGATACGGTGAAGAAGAGGGAATGCATCACAACCCAGTTTCTGTGAAAACGTCGTCCGTTGGGGATACCATACTTCTCATCCTAGCTCTGTGTTTCCACTCAGTTTTCGAGGGGATTGCTGTTGGAGTAGCGG CTACCAAGTCAGATGCATGGAAGAACCTGTGGACAATTTCACTGCACAAGATATTTGCAGCAATTGCAATGGGGATTGCCCTTCTAAGGATGATACCAAAGAGGCCATTTTTGACGACAGTTGCTTATTCATTTGCCTTTGCTGTGTCGAGCCCAATTGGGGTGGGCATAGGCATTGCCATCGACGCCACTACCCAAGGGCGCACGGCAGATTGGATTTTTGCCATCTCCATGGGAATCGCCTCTGGCGTTTTCATCTATGTTGCCATCAATCATCTCGTCACCAAAGGCTTCAAGCCACATGCTAAACTCTACTTTGACACTCCATTTTTCAAGCTTCTTGCCGTGCTTTTAGGTGTGGGAGTCATAGCTGTTGTTATGATATGGGATTAG